In Helianthus annuus cultivar XRQ/B chromosome 9, HanXRQr2.0-SUNRISE, whole genome shotgun sequence, the following are encoded in one genomic region:
- the LOC110876635 gene encoding uncharacterized protein LOC110876635 — MPKTSTGETPFSLVYGSEVVIPAKIGLPSPRMLAMEKQNNEKERRMDLDLLEERRENAAIAEARHKSKLEKYYNARVRVCTFVPGDFVLRDNEASNAEKPGKLAPRAVHYQ; from the coding sequence ATGCCAAAAACCAGTACGGGAGAAACCCCATTTAGTCTTGTATACGGATCAGAGGTGGTAATCCCAGCCAAAATTGGCCTTCCATCGCCGCGCATGCTTGCCATGGAGAAgcaaaacaatgaaaaagaaCGAAGAATGGATTTAGACCTTCTcgaagaaaggcgcgagaacgccgcTATCGCAGAAGCAAGacataaatccaaacttgaaaagtactacaacgcgcgcgtaCGCGTGTGTACTTTCGTTCCAGGGGACTTCGTCTTACGTGACAATGAAGCTTCCAATGCGGAAAAGCCGGGCAAGTTAGCACCAAGGGCCGTACATTATCAATga